A section of the Anaerolineae bacterium genome encodes:
- a CDS encoding PEP/pyruvate-binding domain-containing protein yields the protein MEQFSLKTAKVLQIYLELSQFPVLADEIHQRMREELFRRGVISPIGLEQEIEEKAIQSQLREGITDPYTQETHETWEKRTQKIRDYLTDFYFAQNLPHDLFQEVVVSVLRKQPTHPGATLTFNPELAPWAMMFEKAREYENLPPEEQRRFAHHLQEMQVVITKGLISDQLRFVGISRQYFNFKDLEQIVNHRIGRGKIGGKAAGMYLAYKIITTPHPDDQVDLQQHVVLPQSYYIGADVFYDFLSQNGLLVYMSQKYKPIEQIYAECESIRQAYLKGQFSEKVVEQLRGILARLKGKPLIVRSSSLLEDRFETSFAGKYDSFFCPNQDTDEENLEDLTCAIKKVYASTLNPAALLYRKNKGLLDYDERMAVLIQEVVGTRYHDYLFPALAGVGFSRNPFRWNHKINPQTGFLRLVWGLGTRAVDRVADDYPRMIALSHPMLRPEGGRQEIVRYSQHYVDVIDLADNQSKTLPVADVIGPDYPSIQHLVSIDKDDYLQPVVALGRELEPERMVLTFDNLLKNTNFVPVMRTMLRKLEQAYETPVDIEYAIELIPHYPYPEIRVYLLQCRPLHEHVFMQPVIYPENVPPADIIFTTHKWTPCGQVSNIKYIVYVDPARYAALADYATKVEIGRAVSRINKALAEETFILLGPGRWGSSNINLGVKVNYADIYNTAILGEIAVPHGNETPEVSYGTHFFQDLVEASIYPLPIYPGINGAIFNEQFFTQANNSLTEISSHDEGLADYLKVIDVERVVGGKTLEVVMDGENERAIGYLKELN from the coding sequence ATGGAACAGTTTTCGCTTAAAACAGCTAAAGTTTTGCAAATCTATCTGGAATTATCGCAATTTCCGGTGCTGGCCGACGAAATCCATCAACGGATGCGGGAAGAGCTTTTCCGGCGAGGCGTCATCAGCCCCATTGGGCTGGAACAAGAAATTGAAGAGAAAGCCATTCAAAGCCAACTGAGAGAAGGCATCACCGACCCTTATACCCAGGAAACCCATGAAACCTGGGAAAAACGCACCCAGAAAATCAGAGATTACCTGACCGATTTTTACTTTGCCCAAAACTTGCCCCACGATCTCTTTCAAGAGGTGGTGGTCAGCGTTTTACGGAAACAACCAACCCATCCAGGCGCCACGTTAACCTTTAACCCGGAATTGGCCCCCTGGGCCATGATGTTTGAAAAGGCCAGGGAATACGAAAATCTCCCTCCGGAAGAACAAAGACGGTTTGCCCACCACTTGCAAGAAATGCAGGTGGTGATCACCAAGGGCCTCATCAGCGACCAACTTCGTTTTGTGGGCATTTCCCGCCAATATTTCAACTTCAAAGACCTGGAACAGATTGTCAACCACCGCATTGGCCGGGGTAAAATTGGGGGCAAGGCGGCCGGGATGTACCTGGCTTACAAAATCATCACCACCCCCCACCCGGACGACCAGGTTGACCTGCAACAACACGTCGTTTTACCCCAATCCTATTACATTGGGGCCGACGTTTTTTACGACTTTTTATCTCAAAACGGCCTGTTGGTTTACATGAGCCAAAAGTATAAACCTATTGAACAAATATATGCCGAATGTGAATCCATCAGGCAGGCCTATCTAAAGGGACAATTTTCCGAGAAGGTCGTCGAGCAATTGCGCGGCATCCTGGCCAGGCTCAAAGGCAAACCCTTGATTGTGCGTTCCTCCAGCCTGTTAGAAGATAGATTTGAAACCTCGTTTGCCGGCAAATACGATAGTTTCTTCTGCCCTAACCAGGACACGGACGAGGAAAATTTGGAAGATTTAACTTGCGCCATCAAAAAAGTTTATGCCAGCACCCTCAACCCGGCGGCGCTGTTATACCGAAAAAACAAAGGACTGTTGGACTATGATGAGCGGATGGCCGTTTTGATCCAGGAAGTGGTAGGAACTCGTTATCACGATTATCTCTTTCCGGCCCTGGCCGGGGTGGGTTTTAGCCGCAATCCTTTCCGCTGGAACCATAAAATAAACCCCCAGACCGGTTTTTTGCGGCTGGTATGGGGATTGGGCACCCGGGCCGTTGACCGCGTGGCCGACGACTATCCCCGCATGATTGCGTTGAGCCATCCTATGCTCCGCCCCGAAGGGGGCCGCCAGGAGATTGTCCGCTACTCCCAGCACTACGTGGATGTGATTGACCTGGCCGACAACCAAAGCAAAACCTTGCCCGTGGCCGATGTGATTGGCCCCGACTATCCCTCTATTCAACACCTGGTTTCTATTGACAAAGACGATTATTTGCAGCCCGTGGTGGCCCTGGGCCGCGAGTTAGAACCGGAAAGAATGGTTCTTACCTTTGATAACCTTCTAAAAAACACCAACTTTGTGCCGGTAATGCGGACCATGTTGCGCAAACTGGAACAGGCTTATGAAACGCCGGTAGACATTGAATACGCCATCGAGTTAATCCCCCACTATCCTTATCCTGAAATCAGAGTTTATCTCTTGCAGTGCCGCCCCCTGCACGAGCATGTTTTTATGCAGCCGGTCATTTACCCGGAAAACGTGCCTCCGGCCGATATTATTTTTACCACCCACAAATGGACGCCCTGCGGCCAGGTTTCCAACATCAAATACATTGTTTATGTAGACCCGGCCAGATATGCTGCGCTGGCCGATTACGCCACCAAAGTAGAAATTGGCCGGGCGGTCAGCCGGATCAACAAGGCTTTGGCCGAAGAGACGTTCATTTTATTGGGGCCGGGACGTTGGGGCAGTTCCAATATCAATTTGGGGGTCAAAGTAAACTATGCCGATATTTACAATACGGCTATTTTGGGCGAGATTGCCGTTCCCCACGGCAATGAAACGCCGGAAGTTTCTTATGGCACGCACTTTTTCCAGGATTTGGTGGAGGCCAGTATCTATCCCTTGCCCATTTATCCCGGCATTAATGGCGCCATTTTTAACGAGCAATTTTTTACCCAGGCCAACAACAGCCTGACCGAAATTTCCTCGCACGACGAGGGGCTGGCCGACTATCTGAAAGTGATTGACGTGGAGCGAGTTGTTGGTGGCAAAACATTAGAAGTGGTGATGGACGGCGAAAACGAGCGCGCCATTGGGTATCTTAAGGAGCTAAATTGA
- a CDS encoding ABC transporter permease, whose amino-acid sequence MIRFIAWRIALAAFVAVAIIYFVHLGMHMMGHLSPRYNFFDHSRAAWRETRTFITDAVQEGDFGEISTRRGDIPVKEILADTYANSMGLLTAALGVAAVIGLVAGSLAALSKRIPLTSPVMALTILGISVPSFFAALLLQFGEMQWVRVFGYPLVSVGGFGWDYQHMLLPVLVLAARPIAYLTRATFLGVNRVMSEDYIRTAWAKGLLPRRVFADHTLRNIAIPVLTAVGVSLRFALGSLPVVEFFFGWPGMGERLLSAINNQQTPVVVTLALALGLTFVLVNMTLDISYRFIDPRLKES is encoded by the coding sequence GTGATTCGTTTTATTGCCTGGCGTATCGCGCTCGCCGCCTTTGTGGCGGTGGCCATTATTTATTTTGTCCATCTGGGCATGCACATGATGGGCCATTTGAGTCCCCGCTACAACTTTTTTGACCATAGCCGGGCCGCCTGGCGCGAAACCCGCACCTTTATTACCGACGCGGTACAGGAGGGCGACTTTGGCGAAATCTCCACCCGCCGCGGCGACATCCCGGTCAAAGAGATATTGGCCGATACTTACGCAAACAGTATGGGGCTGTTAACGGCGGCCTTGGGAGTAGCGGCGGTCATTGGCCTGGTCGCCGGTTCGTTGGCGGCGTTGTCAAAAAGAATACCCCTGACCAGCCCGGTGATGGCCTTGACCATCTTGGGCATTTCCGTGCCCTCCTTTTTTGCAGCCTTACTCCTGCAATTTGGCGAAATGCAGTGGGTGCGCGTGTTTGGTTATCCCCTGGTGTCGGTGGGCGGTTTTGGCTGGGATTACCAACACATGCTCCTGCCGGTGCTGGTGCTGGCCGCCCGGCCCATTGCCTATTTGACCCGGGCTACTTTTTTGGGCGTCAACCGGGTGATGTCAGAGGATTACATTCGCACGGCCTGGGCCAAAGGGCTGCTGCCGCGCCGGGTATTTGCCGACCATACTTTGCGCAACATCGCCATCCCGGTTCTAACCGCCGTCGGCGTATCCCTGCGCTTTGCCCTGGGCAGTTTGCCCGTAGTAGAGTTTTTCTTCGGTTGGCCGGGCATGGGCGAGCGTCTCTTGAGCGCAATTAATAACCAGCAAACCCCGGTAGTTGTCACCCTGGCCCTGGCCCTGGGCTTAACCTTTGTCCTGGTCAACATGACGCTGGATATTTCCTACCGTTTTATTGACCCCCGCTTAAAGGAAAGCTGA
- a CDS encoding M28 family peptidase → MGVLLTIVQRVLNPRPDFSWLNKKPEKTEPRAKSRLRLRHLLSNFPLLLGSLIILGLFLMVLFGPLLAPENPYLAGQRSVTYQDGQVLAPPFPPSTDYLLGTNQWGKDILSLLLYGARNTLVACTFIAMARLLVGLILGALAGWHEGKLVDRLVMGGIGLTTALPILLSSMILIYALDIRRGLIVFIIAMSVVGWAEVAQYIRSEFIVLHQRSFIEGARVIGLPGLGIAVRHVLPNILPHLIVITLLEMSAVLILLGELGFIGVYIGGGATTTDFNDNAYTIPDIPEWGVMLADARLWARSKPWMVLYPALAFFMAVLGFNALAEGLRRLIEQVGLNTAFLLHKRMLVVIAVITLVTIYTVNNVGPAPTYARLAHHFNGESAYQHVQALTQLGNRASGQPGSQAAADYIAAQFKAYGLQPAGRSGSYFQDFTTHLVQPLEQPVLALLDENGQPLQTFRHQQDFGFVTAGHGGSGHAQAPLAFVGFHAREIPWDAYKKLDLSGRIALLLPDNAPPDFATEALIRGARGVLWIASDNPEAVHSQVQLADGDYVRRPTLPIFRIRPAVAEALLAPAGIDLDTLRGQVSHWPAGREEPWLVREVESRVQMSLALTEPQGIELVNVLGYLAGGDVALDDQLIVVAAHYDSLGQEPNGMLYPAANDNASGVAIMLEIARLWREQGLTPRRGVLFAAWVGGELEQSGAEAYFNGYLGGVSLLHPTAIFQLNNLGAGGDDLLIETNSEQLDNLLAESAAQVGLTLQRGGSMYHPYQTFVQQQSQAALISWAGSSVIPQRDVIERIEPEKLSNAGQTIILALTNAVRLPEY, encoded by the coding sequence ATGGGCGTTCTTTTGACCATTGTCCAACGGGTTCTCAATCCCCGGCCCGACTTTTCCTGGCTGAACAAGAAGCCAGAAAAAACCGAACCTCGGGCCAAAAGCCGACTCCGGCTACGCCACCTCCTGTCCAATTTCCCGCTGCTGTTGGGCAGCCTCATTATTCTGGGCCTGTTCCTGATGGTGCTGTTTGGCCCCCTCCTGGCCCCGGAAAACCCCTACCTGGCCGGGCAGCGTTCCGTTACCTACCAGGATGGTCAGGTGTTAGCGCCCCCCTTTCCGCCCTCAACAGATTATCTGCTTGGGACAAACCAGTGGGGCAAAGACATCCTCAGCCTGCTCCTGTACGGCGCCCGCAATACCCTGGTGGCCTGCACCTTCATTGCTATGGCCCGATTGCTGGTTGGGCTAATTTTGGGCGCGCTGGCCGGTTGGCACGAAGGTAAGCTGGTTGACCGGCTGGTGATGGGCGGCATTGGTCTGACCACGGCCCTGCCTATTTTACTCAGCAGCATGATCTTGATCTACGCCCTGGACATTCGCCGGGGACTGATTGTTTTCATTATAGCCATGAGCGTGGTCGGCTGGGCCGAGGTGGCCCAGTATATTCGCAGCGAATTCATTGTGTTGCACCAACGCTCATTCATCGAAGGCGCGCGGGTAATTGGGCTGCCGGGGCTGGGCATCGCCGTGCGGCACGTTCTACCCAACATTCTGCCCCACCTGATTGTGATTACCCTGCTGGAAATGAGCGCGGTTTTAATTCTGTTGGGTGAACTGGGTTTCATTGGCGTCTACATTGGCGGCGGCGCCACCACCACCGATTTCAACGACAACGCCTATACCATTCCCGACATCCCCGAATGGGGCGTGATGCTGGCCGACGCTCGCCTCTGGGCGCGCTCCAAACCGTGGATGGTGCTTTATCCGGCCCTGGCCTTTTTTATGGCCGTGCTGGGCTTCAATGCCCTGGCCGAGGGCTTGCGTCGCCTGATCGAGCAGGTTGGCCTCAACACCGCTTTTCTCTTGCACAAACGCATGCTCGTCGTGATTGCCGTCATCACCCTGGTAACTATCTACACCGTGAACAACGTTGGCCCCGCGCCCACGTATGCCCGCCTGGCCCACCATTTTAATGGAGAGTCGGCCTATCAACACGTCCAGGCTCTAACCCAACTGGGCAACCGGGCCAGCGGCCAGCCCGGTAGCCAGGCCGCCGCCGATTACATTGCCGCACAATTTAAAGCTTATGGCCTACAACCGGCCGGGCGCAGCGGCTCTTACTTTCAAGACTTCACCACCCACCTGGTGCAACCTTTAGAACAACCTGTTTTGGCCCTACTGGATGAAAACGGCCAACCGTTGCAGACCTTCCGCCACCAGCAAGATTTTGGCTTTGTCACCGCGGGGCACGGCGGCAGCGGCCACGCGCAAGCGCCGCTGGCCTTTGTTGGCTTTCACGCGCGCGAGATACCCTGGGACGCATACAAAAAACTTGATTTATCGGGACGGATCGCCCTCCTGTTGCCCGACAACGCCCCGCCCGACTTTGCCACCGAAGCTCTCATCCGGGGGGCCAGGGGCGTGTTGTGGATAGCCAGCGACAACCCGGAAGCCGTGCACTCCCAGGTGCAGTTGGCCGACGGCGACTATGTGCGCCGGCCCACCCTGCCCATCTTTCGCATCCGTCCGGCCGTGGCCGAAGCCTTGCTGGCCCCGGCCGGGATTGACCTGGACACCTTGCGCGGCCAAGTAAGCCATTGGCCCGCCGGGCGAGAGGAACCGTGGCTGGTCCGCGAGGTGGAGAGCCGGGTGCAGATGTCCCTGGCTCTGACCGAACCCCAAGGGATAGAATTGGTCAACGTTTTGGGCTACCTGGCCGGCGGCGACGTTGCTCTGGACGACCAGTTGATTGTGGTGGCAGCCCATTACGATAGTCTGGGGCAAGAGCCTAATGGTATGCTTTATCCGGCAGCCAACGACAACGCTTCCGGGGTGGCGATTATGCTAGAAATCGCTCGGCTGTGGCGCGAACAAGGTCTGACCCCCCGGCGAGGCGTTCTCTTTGCCGCCTGGGTGGGCGGTGAGTTGGAGCAGTCAGGGGCCGAAGCCTATTTCAACGGCTATCTCGGCGGGGTGTCCTTGCTCCACCCCACCGCCATTTTCCAACTCAACAACCTGGGCGCTGGCGGAGACGATCTCCTCATCGAGACGAATTCTGAACAGTTGGACAATCTATTGGCCGAGAGTGCCGCCCAGGTAGGCTTGACCCTGCAACGGGGCGGCAGCATGTACCATCCCTATCAAACCTTTGTGCAGCAGCAATCCCAGGCCGCCCTGATCAGTTGGGCTGGCTCAAGCGTGATCCCCCAACGTGACGTAATTGAACGAATTGAGCCAGAGAAATTGAGCAACGCCGGTCAAACCATTATCCTGGCCTTGACCAA